A region of Ornithodoros turicata isolate Travis chromosome 5, ASM3712646v1, whole genome shotgun sequence DNA encodes the following proteins:
- the LOC135395990 gene encoding uncharacterized protein LOC135395990 isoform X1, whose product MDEDVPPPGPPLKSILRKSASPEPDDDSEEAEATYETGYEYVGDPESDAAAAKGNWLPSLAGYKSVVIFTVCCLLAASLIVGLSLTKSRPRTHRKEARRHNETTENINNEGVTTPENDVTSKLTTTPVQGNETTFSGPASTADTTQGTSGMTSSVSLATTRKSTTKKWVTRPTTKNLKMKTSTTRELKKGPNKPTRKPKISKQHLQNGTWSTPVVQTIKKSSWASTARSMSPSLHHVLLSKGALNAAETTEKDSTVVNSPLSPAS is encoded by the exons ATGGATGAAGACGTGCCGCCTCCCGGACCACCTCTCAAATCTATTCTACGAAAGTCCGCGTCGCCTGAGCCAGACGACGATTCAGAGGAAGCTGAGGCCACTTATGAGACGGGTTACGAATACGTGGGCGACCCAGAGAGCGATGCCGCCGCTGCCAAGGGCAACTGGCTTCCATCCCTCGCCGGGTACAA GTCAGTCGTCATCTTTACCGTGTGTTGCCTGCTAGCAGCTTCCCTCATCGTAGGGCTGTCGCTGACGAAATCCCGCCCCAGGACTCATCGTAAAGAAGCTCGCAGACACAACGAGACAACGGAAAACATCAACAACGAAGGGGTGACAACTCctgagaacgatgtcacttcTAAGCTGACTACGACACCTGTACAAGGGAATGAAACAACGTTCTCTGGACCAGCTTCGACAGCAGACACAACGCAAGGAACAAGCGGCATGACGTCGTCGGTATCACTTGCGACTACGAGGAAGTCGACGACAAAGAAGTGGGTTACAAGACCAACAACCAAAAATCTGAAGATGAAAACATCGACAACGAGGGAGCTCAAAAAAGGACCAAATAAGCCAACAAGGAAACCTAAGATATCCAAGCAGCATCTACAAAATGGCACATGGTCAACTCCTGTCGTGCAGACAATAAAGAAAAGCTCATGGGCGTCAACTGCGAGAAGCATGTCACCATCTTTACATCATGTACTCTTGTCCAAAGGAGCTCTGAATGCCGCGGAGACCACGGAGAAGGATTCCACTGTTGTAAATAGTCCGTTGTCTCCCGCATCTTGA
- the LOC135395990 gene encoding uncharacterized protein LOC135395990 isoform X2: MDEDVPPPGPPLKSILRKSASPEPDDDSEEAEATYETGYEYVGDPESDAAAAKGNWLPSLAGSVVIFTVCCLLAASLIVGLSLTKSRPRTHRKEARRHNETTENINNEGVTTPENDVTSKLTTTPVQGNETTFSGPASTADTTQGTSGMTSSVSLATTRKSTTKKWVTRPTTKNLKMKTSTTRELKKGPNKPTRKPKISKQHLQNGTWSTPVVQTIKKSSWASTARSMSPSLHHVLLSKGALNAAETTEKDSTVVNSPLSPAS, encoded by the exons ATGGATGAAGACGTGCCGCCTCCCGGACCACCTCTCAAATCTATTCTACGAAAGTCCGCGTCGCCTGAGCCAGACGACGATTCAGAGGAAGCTGAGGCCACTTATGAGACGGGTTACGAATACGTGGGCGACCCAGAGAGCGATGCCGCCGCTGCCAAGGGCAACTGGCTTCCATCCCTCGCCGG GTCAGTCGTCATCTTTACCGTGTGTTGCCTGCTAGCAGCTTCCCTCATCGTAGGGCTGTCGCTGACGAAATCCCGCCCCAGGACTCATCGTAAAGAAGCTCGCAGACACAACGAGACAACGGAAAACATCAACAACGAAGGGGTGACAACTCctgagaacgatgtcacttcTAAGCTGACTACGACACCTGTACAAGGGAATGAAACAACGTTCTCTGGACCAGCTTCGACAGCAGACACAACGCAAGGAACAAGCGGCATGACGTCGTCGGTATCACTTGCGACTACGAGGAAGTCGACGACAAAGAAGTGGGTTACAAGACCAACAACCAAAAATCTGAAGATGAAAACATCGACAACGAGGGAGCTCAAAAAAGGACCAAATAAGCCAACAAGGAAACCTAAGATATCCAAGCAGCATCTACAAAATGGCACATGGTCAACTCCTGTCGTGCAGACAATAAAGAAAAGCTCATGGGCGTCAACTGCGAGAAGCATGTCACCATCTTTACATCATGTACTCTTGTCCAAAGGAGCTCTGAATGCCGCGGAGACCACGGAGAAGGATTCCACTGTTGTAAATAGTCCGTTGTCTCCCGCATCTTGA